The Helicobacter sp. MIT 21-1697 genome segment GAAATGGTGGGTATCATTCACACAAAACTATAACAAGAGAATAGATTCTATGAGGCAAAAGGTATAAAATATGAAAACAACAGCTTTGAATGCAACAAACAAAACGATTTTAGTTTTAGCTCTTAGCTCTTTTTGTATGGGTGTTACAGAATTTATTATCGCAGGTGTTTTGCAAGATGTCAAGGCATACTTTGGCGTAGATTCTAATAAGGCGGGATTGCTGACGACTTTGTATGCGGTAGGTGTAGTTGTTGGTGCGCCGCTTTTAAGTATTCCTCTCAGTGGATTCAATCGTAAATTACAGCTTTTGCTCAATCTTGGCGTGTTTGCTTTGGCAAATTTTGTGATTTATGTGAGCGATAATTTTATACTCAGTGCCATTGCACGATTTATCGCAGGCACACAGCACGGAGTATTTTTTGTCATTGCTACACTTACAGCGATTCAAGTCTCTCCCAAAGAAAAAGAATCTCGCAATCTTGCATTAATGGTATCAGGCTTAACGATTGCACTTGTGAGTGGTGTGCCTTTGGGGACATTTATTGGGCAAATTTTTGGTTTTAAATCTATTTTTTTGCTTATTTGCCTTTGCACGCTCATCGCTTTTGTAAGCGCAATTGTTTTTATGCCAAGTCATTTGCAAGGCTGTAAGACGCATATAAATGCACTTTTTAAGGCTTTTTTACATCTACCATTGCTCAAAGCCTATGCTATTACGATATGCACTTGTGGCGGGGCATTTGTGCTTTATACTTATATAACAGATTTACTGACACAAAAAAGCCATTTTGAAGAGACAAGCATTGTCTATATTTTGTTGCTCTATGGCATATTTGCGATTTTAGGGAATCTCTTTGGTGGCAGACTTGCTGATAATAAGGGCTCAATTCGTGCCTTACACATTGTGCTTTTTTTACAAATTGTCTTTTACGCTCTTGTAAGCGTGAGTGCGTATTCACAAGTGTTTGTTGTGATAAATTTAGCAATTATGGGTTTTTTGTCCTTTGCCTCAATTCCCGCGCTCAAAGTCAATGCGATGAATATGGCGCGCAAATATACGCCTGATTCTATGGATAGCTCGGTGAGTGTGAATGAAGCAGCCTTTAATGTCGGCATTGCATTGGCAAATCAAATCGGTGGTTTGGTTGTTGTTGCACCATTTTTGGGGGTTGGTTTCAATCCTCTTTTTGCTTCACTCTTCGCACTGCCTGCTTTTATTTTAGTATTACGCAAGATAGAGTAGTGTATGCAATCTCAATGAGAGTGTTTGCGTAAAATGACTATGCATTCTCTATGGTGTGTATGTGGAAATTGGTCAAAAAGTCCAAATCGCATTATATAATGGCTTTGGCAAAGAGTGCGCATATCGCGCAATAGTGTGTGAGGATTACACGAGACATATACAATCGTGTTAAAACCTTGCAAGAAATGCAATATTTCTTGCTCATTGACACCGCTACGAGGTGGGTCAATAAGCACACAATCAAATGCGAAATTATCCACATCAATATCTTTGAGACGAAAAAAGGTGCGTTCTTTACGCAATGCTTGGATACTCTCAAATGCGTTAAGTCGCGCAGGAGTGATATTTTCTACATTATTTTCAGCCATATTTTTTTGCAAAAGGGTAATGGCAGATTTGACTACTTCAGTAGCAAAAATGCGGCGAAATATTAGAGAGAGAGGAATGGTGAAATTACCGCTCCCACAATAAAGTTCAAGCATATCACAAGGAGTTTGTGAAGTATAGATTGAGGCGAGTGAGGAAAAGATAAATTCAAGCATTTGAGTGTTGATAAAAGGATTGGGTTGGCAAAATCGTGATTCTTGTTTGAAAAAGGTATAGGTGTGTTCTTTTGGAGTGTTTGCAAAGAGTGTAAGATGCTCACATATAATATCGCTTGAGAGGATATGTTTAGCATTTTTACTTCTTCCGATAATGTGAATAGTCGCATTAAGGGCGTTTTGGAGTTCTTTTTGTATTTTTAATGCAAGAGATTCCCAGCGCGAATCTAAGCTCTTGTGATAAATAAGAGTGATAAGAGTTTCATTATCTAAGCAAGAGAGGAAATTGCACGCATAAAGTTTGTAACTTAGTATATCGTATGTGCGCACATAATGCAATAAAAGTGGCATAATGCGTTGCACAAGCGGGAGGAGAATCAGGCATTGCTCAATTCGCACACGATGATTATGTCCAAATGCATTCATAGCAAAATCAAGTGTGTTTTGATTCTCTAAAGCGCGATAGAATCTAAATTCTGCCCTTGCTCTAAATCCTTCTTGCGGTGAGGCAAACACTTCTATGGGTGAGGGGCTATGAGAGGATTGAGAATCTTTGTCAAATATAAAGGAGTGAAATTCTTGCAAAGTGAGATTATGCTTTGCTTGGAGTTGTGCCGAATAATCTTGTATATTTGTGCAACCTCCACATACGCCAAAATGCTTACAATTCATTCTAAGCCTAGCTACTTAAAGCCTTGCACAAGGTTACCAATCAAGAGATTCCACCCATCAACAAGTATAAAAACGAGAATCTTAAAAGGCAATGAAATCATTACAGGTGGCAACATCATCATACCCATAGCCATAAGCACCGAGCTAATCACCATATCAATGACTAAAAAAGGCAGATAAAGCAAGAATCCAATCCAAAATGCAGTTTTAAGCTCACTAATCATAAATGCAGGAAGTAGCACCGTTAAAGGCACATCATCAACACTTTGAGGATTTTCAAGATGGCGGATTCTAAAAAAAAGAGCCAAGTCCTTTTCGCGCGTGTTTTTAATCATAAAATCTTTAAAGGGCACAATCGCCCTTTCAAAGGCTTCATCATAGGAGATTTTTTTTTCTGTATAGGGTTTAATACCCACTTCATAGCTTTTGGTTGCCACAGGTTCCATAATAAAAAATGTCAGAATCAGTGCAAGACTTACAAGCACTTGCGTAGGAGGAGACTGCTGCGTGCCAAGTGCGGTGCGCAAAAAAGCAAAGACAATGACAATGCGGGTAAAGCTTGTCATCACAAGCACAAGTGAGGGGGCAATGACAAGAAGTGTGATAATAAGGACAATATTGAGTGTAGCGACAAGTTCGGTAGGTTCTTTTGGTGCAGTGAGAGATAAATCTACTGATGGCAGAATGGGATTATTTGGGATTGATGGCACAGAGGGAACGCTAGAGGGTGCAGGAAGTGCGGGCTCTAGTTTTGGCTCTGTTGGCTCTGCATAAGCAAAAATTATAGATAAACTAAGCAGGTAAAGTATTTTTTTCAAAAATCACTCCAAAATCAAAACTAAAGGGCGTATTATAGGATTTAGTGTGTTAAAATTATATAAATTAAGCCAATTCAATAGAGATGAAGGAGTAATTTATGAATGTATCAGTAGTTATTTTAGCCGCAGGAGCTGGGACACGAATGAAATCAAAGATGCCCAAAGTGCTGCATAAAATCTGTGGCAAAGAAATGCTATTTTACTCCATTGATGAAGCATTGCAAATAAGTGATGATGTGCATATTGTGCTTTTTCATCAAGAAAATACAATTAAAGAGCGCGTGATTTGTGCTTACAAACAGGCTTATGCTAATGGAGCATTGCATTTTCATCTCCAAGACCACGCTCATTATCCCGGAACGGGTGGTGCGCTAATGCAAGGACAAAGTGCAGGGATAAATGCCAAAAAGCCTTTTTGTTATCAATATGATGAGATTCTTATTTTAAATGGTGATATGCCTCTTGTGCGCTCACAAACTCTTAAGTCTTTATGCCAAAACAAAGCACAAATTGTAATGAGTGTCTTGCATCTTCAAAATCCCTTTGGTTATGGGCGTGTAGTGATAGAATCGGGTGAAGTGCAAAGGATTATTGAGCAAAAAGACGCCACAGAATCCGAGCTTGTAATACAAGATGTCAATGCGGGTGTTTATAAGTTTCACAAATCAATCCTTGAACTTTATTTGCCCCAAGTGCAAAATGCGAACAATCAGCAAGAATTTTATCTTACTGATGTGATTTTTTATGCTAAAGAAAATGGTGTGAAAATAGCCGCACTGCAAGTTAAAGAAGAGGAGTTTATGGGAGTAAATTCTAAGATTCAGCTCTCATCTGCCCAAGAGGTGATGCTTCAAAGATTGCGCGAGAAGGCAATGGAGCAGGGTGTAATTATGCACTTGCCTCATACTATTTATATAGAATCTAATGTTACCTTTAGTGGCGAGTGCATTATAGAGCAGGGAGTGCAGATATTAGGAGATTCTTATATTAGTGATTCTCATATTAAAGCCCATAGTGTGATTGAGCAAAGTATTATAGAATCAAGTGATGTTGGACCCTTGGCGCATATCCGTCCTAAGAGCCATATTAAAAATACGCATATTGGTAATTTTGTTGAGACAAAATCAAGTATTTTGCGTGGCGTGAAAGTAGGACATTTAAGCTATCTTGGGGATTGTGAGGTAGATGAGGGTAGCAATATCGGTGCAGGAGTGATTACTTGTAATTATGACGGCAAAGCAAAACATAAGACAATTATTGGTAAAAGCGTGTTTGTAGGGAGTGATGTGCAACTTATTGCGCCTTTAAAGATAGAATCAAATGTGCTTATTGGTGCAGGAAGCACGATTACAAAAGATATTGAATATGGAGATTTGGCACTCTCACGCACTGCGCAACAAAATATTAAAGATGGATTTTTTAAATTTTTTTCCCCTAAAAATGAAGAAAAAAAGGAGGAGTAATGAGTGGGCATATATTACTCAATGGCAAGGATTATGAGCTAAATGAGCAAGTAAGCATTTTATCACTTTTAAAAGAGTTAGGTATTCTCCACAAAGCAATGGCGATTGCAGTGAATACGCAGGTTGTAAAAAAATGCTTATGGGAAAGCTATATATTGCAAAATGGTGATGAGGTGGAGATTTTAGATTTTGTTGGTGGTGGATAAAGATGAGATTGCTTAAGAGAACACTATTGGTAGTAAGTATTATAATATTAGATGTATGGGCTTGCACGGGAGATTGCAAATCGTGCCATCAGAATCTTGATTATAAAAATGACATAAGACATCGCCCTATGCTTGAATGCAAGACTTGCCATACTGATGAAAAGATGGCACAAATTGATATGGGTAGCTGTGGAGAGGATTGTTTTTCGTGCCACGATGCGAAAAAGATTCAATCTCCATCGCTTGCTAAAGAGCATAGAGCTATTAATGCTTGTATTCAGTGCCATACACAGCTCTCTACTTCACCTCTTAACGCAGGAGAAAATGTTTTTCAAAAAAGCCTCAAAAGCTTTAGTAACGCCTTAGCACCTACACCTTAATATATATTTGTAGAATTAAATTTGACTTTCAGGGAGGATTTTTGCAAGTGTTTTTAGAATCCTTGTCCAAATACCTGTATCAGGAGGGTAGGTAAAAACTTCTGTTTGTCCTTCATTATCTCCCTCCCAAAATGTTTTGCCATTTTTATCATATACGTGCCACGCATTTTCCATATCTATCATTAAATCAGCCTTGAGCACTTTTGCAAAATGGGGATTATCAAAAATAACAACAGATTCGGTATTCAGATGAGTTGAACGCGGGTCAAGATTAAAACTCCCAATCCAAGTAATGCAATCATCAAATACAATGCTTTTGCTATGCAAAGAAGCTTTGGACTTTGATATTTTATCACGTAGCTTTGATTTGCCCCTCCCTTGATACTGATATTCATATATATTCGCCCCCTCTTTAATAAGAGTGTTACGATAACGTTCCCACGCACTATATACAACAAGAGAATCCGTAGAGGCAAGAGAGTTTGTAAGAATATTAATATCTACTCCTGAATCAATGAGCATTTTAAAACGTTTTATGCCTTCTTTGCTTGGCACGAAATAAGCAGCAGAAATATAAAGATTCTTATGTGTAAAATTGAGAATCTCCGCAAGTGCTTTAGCAATGGGTTTTTGTGCTTGTGAGTCTTGGATTTTTTCTGGCTTATCGCCAATAAACACGGCGTTACCCCAAAATACTTCAAAAGATTTATTTTTGTATTTTTGAATGAGGGCATTGATTTTTTCTTCATAATCTACCCATTGCGGATTTGCTTTGAGGCTCTCCATAGAGGATTTGAGTTTTTTGAGTGGCGTTTTGAATTTAAGGAGCGAAACAGGAATAGAACGATGAAAATTCCAATATTCATAGAAATTTTTTTTGCCCTCCATTGCTACTTTGCCAATAAAAAGCACATCTGTATCAACAAAATTAATATGATGGTTTTGGTCAAAATAATTATCTGCGATATTTCGTCCGCCAATAATAAGGGCAATATCATCTACAATAAAGAGCTTATTGTGCATACGATGATTAATGCGGTTAAAATCAAATACCATTTCTGGGTAACGTAGGATTTTTGATCGGTTTTTATAGGGATTGAATATTTTTACTTCAATATTTGGGTGAGAACTCAGAGCAATAATATCTGAAAAATCAGAATCTAAACCATTATCATCAATGAGTATTTTGACTATCACTCCTCTTTGTGCAGCAAGCCAAATCTCGTGCATAAGGATACGCGAAGCAAGGTCATTTTTATAAATATAAGTTTGCAAGATAATGCTTTTTTCTGCCATACGAGCAAGATAAGCGCGGTGCAAAAATGCGTCTAATCCATCGCTTACGAGCATTCCTCCTGTAATAGTTGGATTATGTTTGAGTTTCTCTCTATAAGGCGTGCCAATAGCGGTAAGGATAGGGTCAAAAACAGGTGTTGGCTTTGATTGAAGCGCGAGTGGGTCTTTAATATCTTTAGTAGTTGCAACAATGGAAGAGCAACCAGCGAATATAAAAAGGCATACAAGAGTGAGGAAAGCAATATTTGTTGATGAAAGAAAAAAAGACCAAATAGATTGCATTATATTTCTTTTGAATCTACCCTTTTAGATTCAAAAGGGTAGAAAGAGGTGTTATTTCATACCTACACTGAGCATTTTGCGGCGTAAATAAGCAATTTTACTTTGTAGTGGAAGTTCTTTGGGGCAAGTATCGTGGCACGCAATAAGACTCATACAGCCGAACACACCATCGTCATTGCCTACAAGTTCGTAATAATCCTCATCAGTTCGCTCATCGTGTGGGTCAAGCATAAAGCGCACAATACGATTCATTCCTGCTGCGCCTACAAAATCTTCGCGCATAACTTTTGTTGCACAGCTTGCAATACAGCAACCACACTCAATACATCTATCAAGCTCAAAAACTTCATCGGCTACTTCTGGCTCAATAGGCATTTCAAGCTTAGAAATGTCAGGCTGATGTTGAGTGTGTATCCAGCTCTCAACGCGTTTTGTCATACCTGCAAACCATTCACCTGTATTTACACTTAAATCTTTGATAAGCTTAAATGCAGGGAGGGGCATAAGCGTAATGACACCATCTGGGAAATCTTGAGTGAGCGTTTTACACGCGAGTCTTGGGCGTCCGTTAATCATCATCGCGCAACTTCCACAGATACCAGCACGACATACAAAGTCAAAGCTTAAATCAGGGTCTTGCTGCTCTCTAATCATACCCAATGCAATAAAAACCGTCATTGAATGAGCTTCTTCAAGTTTATACTCACGAAAATGTGGCTTTGACACTGCACTTTGTGGGTCAAACTTTAATGCCCGAATCGTTAATGTTCTTCCTTTTTGTTGTGTTGCACTCATTACTTATCTCCTAGTCGTTGGTTTCTTGCTTTAAATTGTGGTTGGAGATTGAAAGGCATCAAGGCTTCTTGCAAGGCGTATCTATCACCGCCTTTTGCTTGAATCTCTTGTGTAATTTTGTCAATCTCAGCTTGGCGAATAGCACTATTTGGGTGTTCAATAATCATACCTTTTGCGCCATAGCCGCGGAAGCCGGGTGCAATTTCCATTTTCATAATATCCAAATCTTCATAAG includes the following:
- a CDS encoding MFS transporter; this translates as MKTTALNATNKTILVLALSSFCMGVTEFIIAGVLQDVKAYFGVDSNKAGLLTTLYAVGVVVGAPLLSIPLSGFNRKLQLLLNLGVFALANFVIYVSDNFILSAIARFIAGTQHGVFFVIATLTAIQVSPKEKESRNLALMVSGLTIALVSGVPLGTFIGQIFGFKSIFLLICLCTLIAFVSAIVFMPSHLQGCKTHINALFKAFLHLPLLKAYAITICTCGGAFVLYTYITDLLTQKSHFEETSIVYILLLYGIFAILGNLFGGRLADNKGSIRALHIVLFLQIVFYALVSVSAYSQVFVVINLAIMGFLSFASIPALKVNAMNMARKYTPDSMDSSVSVNEAAFNVGIALANQIGGLVVVAPFLGVGFNPLFASLFALPAFILVLRKIE
- a CDS encoding tRNA (uridine(54)-C5)-methyltransferase TrmA, producing MNCKHFGVCGGCTNIQDYSAQLQAKHNLTLQEFHSFIFDKDSQSSHSPSPIEVFASPQEGFRARAEFRFYRALENQNTLDFAMNAFGHNHRVRIEQCLILLPLVQRIMPLLLHYVRTYDILSYKLYACNFLSCLDNETLITLIYHKSLDSRWESLALKIQKELQNALNATIHIIGRSKNAKHILSSDIICEHLTLFANTPKEHTYTFFKQESRFCQPNPFINTQMLEFIFSSLASIYTSQTPCDMLELYCGSGNFTIPLSLIFRRIFATEVVKSAITLLQKNMAENNVENITPARLNAFESIQALRKERTFFRLKDIDVDNFAFDCVLIDPPRSGVNEQEILHFLQGFNTIVYVSCNPHTLLRDMRTLCQSHYIMRFGLFDQFPHTHHRECIVILRKHSH
- the fliP gene encoding flagellar type III secretion system pore protein FliP (The bacterial flagellar biogenesis protein FliP forms a type III secretion system (T3SS)-type pore required for flagellar assembly.); protein product: MKKILYLLSLSIIFAYAEPTEPKLEPALPAPSSVPSVPSIPNNPILPSVDLSLTAPKEPTELVATLNIVLIITLLVIAPSLVLVMTSFTRIVIVFAFLRTALGTQQSPPTQVLVSLALILTFFIMEPVATKSYEVGIKPYTEKKISYDEAFERAIVPFKDFMIKNTREKDLALFFRIRHLENPQSVDDVPLTVLLPAFMISELKTAFWIGFLLYLPFLVIDMVISSVLMAMGMMMLPPVMISLPFKILVFILVDGWNLLIGNLVQGFK
- the glmU gene encoding bifunctional UDP-N-acetylglucosamine diphosphorylase/glucosamine-1-phosphate N-acetyltransferase GlmU; the protein is MNVSVVILAAGAGTRMKSKMPKVLHKICGKEMLFYSIDEALQISDDVHIVLFHQENTIKERVICAYKQAYANGALHFHLQDHAHYPGTGGALMQGQSAGINAKKPFCYQYDEILILNGDMPLVRSQTLKSLCQNKAQIVMSVLHLQNPFGYGRVVIESGEVQRIIEQKDATESELVIQDVNAGVYKFHKSILELYLPQVQNANNQQEFYLTDVIFYAKENGVKIAALQVKEEEFMGVNSKIQLSSAQEVMLQRLREKAMEQGVIMHLPHTIYIESNVTFSGECIIEQGVQILGDSYISDSHIKAHSVIEQSIIESSDVGPLAHIRPKSHIKNTHIGNFVETKSSILRGVKVGHLSYLGDCEVDEGSNIGAGVITCNYDGKAKHKTIIGKSVFVGSDVQLIAPLKIESNVLIGAGSTITKDIEYGDLALSRTAQQNIKDGFFKFFSPKNEEKKEE
- the thiS gene encoding sulfur carrier protein ThiS — encoded protein: MSGHILLNGKDYELNEQVSILSLLKELGILHKAMAIAVNTQVVKKCLWESYILQNGDEVEILDFVGGG
- a CDS encoding phospholipase D family protein; this translates as MQSIWSFFLSSTNIAFLTLVCLFIFAGCSSIVATTKDIKDPLALQSKPTPVFDPILTAIGTPYREKLKHNPTITGGMLVSDGLDAFLHRAYLARMAEKSIILQTYIYKNDLASRILMHEIWLAAQRGVIVKILIDDNGLDSDFSDIIALSSHPNIEVKIFNPYKNRSKILRYPEMVFDFNRINHRMHNKLFIVDDIALIIGGRNIADNYFDQNHHINFVDTDVLFIGKVAMEGKKNFYEYWNFHRSIPVSLLKFKTPLKKLKSSMESLKANPQWVDYEEKINALIQKYKNKSFEVFWGNAVFIGDKPEKIQDSQAQKPIAKALAEILNFTHKNLYISAAYFVPSKEGIKRFKMLIDSGVDINILTNSLASTDSLVVYSAWERYRNTLIKEGANIYEYQYQGRGKSKLRDKISKSKASLHSKSIVFDDCITWIGSFNLDPRSTHLNTESVVIFDNPHFAKVLKADLMIDMENAWHVYDKNGKTFWEGDNEGQTEVFTYPPDTGIWTRILKTLAKILPESQI
- a CDS encoding fumarate reductase iron-sulfur subunit, with protein sequence MSATQQKGRTLTIRALKFDPQSAVSKPHFREYKLEEAHSMTVFIALGMIREQQDPDLSFDFVCRAGICGSCAMMINGRPRLACKTLTQDFPDGVITLMPLPAFKLIKDLSVNTGEWFAGMTKRVESWIHTQHQPDISKLEMPIEPEVADEVFELDRCIECGCCIASCATKVMREDFVGAAGMNRIVRFMLDPHDERTDEDYYELVGNDDGVFGCMSLIACHDTCPKELPLQSKIAYLRRKMLSVGMK